The following proteins come from a genomic window of Pseudomonas putida:
- a CDS encoding RNA polymerase factor sigma-70, with protein MAEQLSTSKCDSPLLQAFVDNRSILVKIAARITGCRSRAEDVVQDAFFRLGAAPQITSSFKAQLSYLFQIVRNLAIDHYRKQAMELKYSGSEEEGLNVVIQNASPEATHINLAALEHIAEALNELPQRTRYAFEMYRLHGVPQKDIAKELGVSPTLVNFMIRDALVHCRKTASRQV; from the coding sequence ATGGCGGAACAACTATCCACAAGTAAGTGCGATTCACCATTACTCCAGGCATTCGTCGACAACCGCAGTATCCTGGTCAAGATCGCAGCCCGCATTACCGGCTGCCGCTCACGGGCCGAAGACGTGGTGCAGGACGCTTTCTTCCGGCTCGGCGCCGCCCCCCAGATCACCTCGTCGTTCAAGGCCCAGCTCAGCTACCTGTTCCAGATCGTGCGCAACCTGGCCATCGACCATTACCGCAAACAGGCGATGGAGCTGAAGTATTCAGGCAGCGAAGAGGAAGGCTTGAACGTGGTCATCCAGAATGCCTCGCCCGAAGCCACGCACATCAACCTGGCGGCCCTCGAGCACATTGCCGAGGCGCTCAACGAGCTACCCCAGCGCACCCGTTACGCTTTCGAGATGTACCGCCTGCACGGCGTGCCGCAGAAAGACATCGCCAAGGAGCTGGGTGTGTCGCCCACGCTGGTCAACTTCATGATCCGTGATGCGCTGGTACATTGCCGCAAGACCGCCAGCCGGCAGGTCTGA
- a CDS encoding exonuclease domain-containing protein, whose protein sequence is MGHWLVIDLEATTDDGGWPVTEMEIIEIGASLVTREGREVDHFQRFVRPRRRPQLTPFCRELTHISQANVDSAAPFPEVWARFERWLGHHRGQLQAWVSWGDYDRQQLLQEWQQHELDSLLRNLPHINLKQRFAKARHLQRPTGLNGALQLAGMHFCGQQHRALEDARNTARLLPLSLPGI, encoded by the coding sequence ATGGGCCACTGGTTGGTGATCGACCTGGAAGCCACCACCGACGACGGTGGCTGGCCGGTGACGGAGATGGAAATCATTGAAATCGGCGCCAGCCTGGTGACCCGTGAAGGCCGCGAAGTGGACCACTTCCAGCGCTTCGTGCGGCCCAGGCGGCGGCCGCAACTGACGCCGTTCTGCCGCGAACTGACGCACATCAGCCAGGCCAATGTGGATAGCGCAGCGCCATTTCCCGAGGTATGGGCGCGTTTCGAACGTTGGTTGGGGCACCATCGCGGGCAATTGCAGGCCTGGGTCAGCTGGGGTGATTACGACCGCCAGCAATTGCTGCAGGAATGGCAGCAACATGAACTCGACAGCCTGTTGCGCAACCTGCCGCATATCAACCTCAAGCAGCGCTTCGCCAAGGCTCGTCATCTGCAGCGCCCGACGGGCCTCAACGGTGCCCTGCAACTGGCCGGTATGCATTTTTGCGGGCAACAGCACCGGGCGCTGGAGGATGCCCGCAATACCGCGCGGCTATTGCCCTTGAGCCTGCCGGGCATTTGA
- a CDS encoding pyrimidine/purine nucleoside phosphorylase — protein sequence MFKVNEYFDGTVKSIAFEGTEGPATVGVMAPGEYEFGTAKREIMHVVSGALTVKLPGSDNWETFNAGDKFNVAADSKFQLKVAVDTAYLCEYRD from the coding sequence ATGTTCAAGGTCAACGAGTACTTCGATGGTACCGTCAAGTCGATCGCCTTCGAAGGCACTGAAGGCCCGGCCACCGTCGGCGTCATGGCACCGGGCGAATACGAGTTCGGCACCGCCAAGCGCGAAATCATGCATGTGGTTTCCGGTGCGCTGACCGTCAAGCTGCCGGGCAGCGACAACTGGGAAACCTTCAACGCCGGCGACAAGTTCAATGTGGCCGCCGACAGCAAGTTCCAGCTGAAAGTGGCGGTGGATACCGCCTACCTGTGCGAGTATCGCGACTGA
- a CDS encoding alpha/beta family hydrolase: MINGQRAGIDGDQWAKIGNVPGLHCNPAQNQQDGSAAACLILAHGAGAPMDSGFMDEMAQRLAALGVGVVRFEFPYMAERRAGGGKRPPNPQKVLLECWREVYRQVRPLVTGKLAIGGKSMGGRMASLLADELGADALVCLGYPFYAVGKPEKPRVEHLAGLQTPALIVQGERDALGNREAVQGYALSPSIEVSWLVAGDHDLKPLKASGFSHEQHLQAAAEKVAGFLRG, translated from the coding sequence ATGATTAATGGGCAACGTGCCGGTATTGACGGGGATCAATGGGCGAAGATCGGAAATGTCCCAGGCTTGCACTGCAACCCGGCGCAGAATCAGCAAGATGGCAGTGCTGCGGCGTGCCTGATCCTGGCCCATGGCGCTGGCGCGCCGATGGACAGCGGGTTCATGGATGAAATGGCGCAGAGGCTGGCGGCGCTTGGCGTAGGGGTGGTTCGCTTCGAGTTTCCCTACATGGCCGAGCGCAGGGCAGGGGGTGGCAAGCGGCCACCCAACCCACAGAAGGTGTTGCTCGAATGCTGGCGCGAGGTGTACCGGCAGGTGCGACCTTTGGTCACGGGCAAGCTGGCGATTGGCGGCAAGTCAATGGGCGGGCGCATGGCCAGCCTGCTGGCCGACGAGTTGGGTGCTGACGCGCTGGTGTGCCTGGGCTATCCGTTCTATGCCGTGGGCAAACCGGAAAAACCACGGGTCGAGCATTTGGCGGGCTTGCAGACGCCTGCTTTGATCGTGCAGGGCGAGCGGGATGCGCTGGGTAATCGTGAAGCCGTGCAGGGGTATGCGTTGTCACCGTCGATCGAGGTGAGCTGGCTGGTGGCAGGCGATCATGATCTGAAACCGCTGAAGGCTTCGGGGTTCAGCCATGAGCAGCATTTGCAGGCGGCGGCTGAGAAGGTTGCGGGGTTCCTCAGAGGCTGA
- a CDS encoding GNAT family N-acetyltransferase — protein sequence MPFDAASQPLSQPRWRSLSAEEGDCWLSLTLEGRPLIQVRLAPAATLAVHIERLCPERPQQALWAACYWLLSRDPACQRLAWHLPQPVPETLASGLLLSTEQPGVYLCERAMFWQLPQPWLGQLVSGAYPQQMQISNGKRHPRRAPKPHGEVYRRFDARLGSWVSLRTLEIDQDLERFNRWQNNPRVEQFWQEGGSLEQHREYLAKLEADPHTVTLIGCFDDQPFAYFEAYWAKEDRIAPFYQADDYDRGIHMLVGEQAHRGPHKVASWLSALVHYLFLDDPRTQRVVAEPRADNGKMIGYMHDQCFHCDKEFDFPHKRAALMILGRERFFDRCRLA from the coding sequence ATGCCGTTCGATGCCGCTTCTCAGCCCTTGTCACAGCCTCGCTGGCGCAGCCTGAGCGCTGAAGAGGGCGATTGCTGGTTGAGCCTGACCCTGGAGGGTCGCCCGCTGATCCAGGTGCGCCTGGCGCCAGCTGCTACCCTGGCGGTGCATATTGAACGCCTATGCCCCGAACGCCCACAGCAGGCCCTGTGGGCCGCCTGTTACTGGTTGTTGTCGCGGGATCCAGCCTGTCAGCGCCTTGCCTGGCACCTGCCCCAGCCTGTACCTGAGACCCTCGCCAGCGGCCTGTTGCTCAGCACGGAACAGCCAGGCGTGTACCTGTGCGAGCGCGCTATGTTCTGGCAGTTGCCACAGCCTTGGCTTGGCCAGTTGGTCAGCGGCGCATACCCACAACAGATGCAGATCAGCAATGGCAAGCGCCACCCGCGCCGCGCACCCAAGCCCCATGGCGAGGTGTATCGGCGCTTCGATGCGCGCCTGGGGAGTTGGGTGTCGCTGCGCACCCTGGAGATCGACCAGGACCTGGAGCGCTTCAATCGCTGGCAAAACAACCCGCGTGTGGAGCAGTTCTGGCAGGAGGGCGGGTCGCTGGAGCAGCACCGGGAATACCTGGCCAAGCTGGAAGCCGACCCGCACACCGTGACCTTGATCGGCTGTTTCGACGATCAGCCATTTGCCTACTTCGAGGCTTATTGGGCCAAGGAAGACCGCATCGCGCCGTTCTATCAAGCTGACGACTACGACCGCGGCATCCACATGCTGGTGGGTGAGCAGGCGCATCGCGGTCCGCACAAGGTCGCCAGCTGGCTGTCGGCGCTGGTGCATTACCTGTTTCTGGATGACCCTCGCACCCAGCGGGTGGTGGCCGAGCCCCGTGCCGACAATGGCAAGATGATCGGCTACATGCACGACCAGTGCTTCCATTGCGACAAGGAGTTCGATTTTCCGCACAAGCGCGCAGCGTTGATGATTCTGGGGCGGGAGCGGTTTTTCGATCGTTGCAGGCTGGCTTAG
- a CDS encoding substrate-binding periplasmic protein, with translation MTPAPGRKALTTLLMLAAVWLAAPVWAADAIEVKIGAAHFPPYTVRPEQGADTGLLPQLVEALNRLQQDYRFVLVPTSIQRRFGDFQQGRTDMAIFENPQWGWQRIPHQAVDMGLEDAEVFVAKQADGRDQHYFDDLAGKRLALFNGYHYAFARFNPDPNYLRKTYNATLTYSHDSNLLMVQAGRADIALVTRSYLSDFLARNPASHSRLIASTRIDQVYHHYALLRPGAPISDAQLAALLRHLRDTGELARIFQPYRITVEAPHD, from the coding sequence TTGACTCCAGCGCCCGGCCGGAAGGCTTTGACCACCCTGTTGATGCTGGCCGCAGTATGGCTGGCGGCTCCGGTCTGGGCTGCCGATGCCATCGAGGTAAAGATCGGTGCTGCGCATTTCCCGCCTTATACGGTTCGCCCCGAGCAGGGGGCTGACACCGGGCTGCTGCCGCAACTGGTCGAAGCGTTGAACCGTCTGCAGCAAGATTATCGTTTCGTGCTGGTGCCCACATCGATTCAGCGGCGCTTTGGCGATTTCCAGCAAGGCCGCACCGATATGGCCATCTTCGAAAACCCGCAGTGGGGCTGGCAACGGATACCGCATCAGGCGGTGGACATGGGCCTGGAAGATGCCGAGGTGTTCGTGGCCAAACAGGCCGATGGCCGGGACCAGCACTATTTCGATGATCTCGCCGGCAAGCGCCTGGCGCTGTTCAACGGCTACCACTATGCATTCGCCCGTTTCAACCCGGACCCCAACTACCTGCGCAAGACCTACAACGCCACGCTGACCTATTCGCACGACAGCAACCTGCTGATGGTCCAGGCTGGCCGAGCCGACATCGCGCTGGTAACGCGCTCTTACCTCAGTGATTTCCTGGCGCGCAACCCGGCCAGTCACAGCCGGTTGATCGCCTCCACGCGCATCGACCAGGTCTACCATCACTATGCTTTGCTGCGCCCCGGCGCGCCTATCAGCGATGCGCAATTGGCCGCGCTGCTGCGCCACCTGCGTGATACCGGCGAACTGGCCCGCATCTTCCAGCCTTACCGGATCACCGTCGAAGCCCCCCATGACTAA